ACGTAGTTCACTTTTTCTATCTGTTTAATCCCTTCCATTTCTGTTTGCCTTTAGACTGAATTTATACTTCAAGTTTTTTATTGTAAGAGATCCATTTGAAAGACTTATTTCTGCATTTAAGGACAAGTTTGTCCACAATCCTCGATTTGAACCTTGGTACAGGCATGAAATTGCTCCTGGCATTATTCGGAAATACAGGAAGAATCGCACAGAGACCAAGGGGCTGCAGTTTGAGGACTTTGTGCGCTATCTGGGGGACCCTAACCACCGATGGCTAGATGTTCAGTTCGGTGATCACATAATTCATTGGGTAACATACGTGGAACTTTGTGCCCCATGTGAAATAACTTATAGTGTGATTGGACACCATGAAACCCTGGAGGATGATGCTCCATATATTTTGAAAGAAGCAGGAATAGACCATCTGGTATCATATCCCACAATTCCACCAGGAATAACGGTATACAACAAAACAAAGGTAGAGCGTTATTTCTCAGGAATTAGCAAGAGAGATATAAGACGCCTATATACTCGCTTTGAAGGAGACTTTAAACTCTTTGGATATCGGGAACCAGATTTTTTGCTAAACTGATGTCTAGAAACTGTGAAGACATGTCTATCAGATTAAACTAAAGCATATGAATACCAGCTGAAGCACTGACAGAACTGGGATTGACAGTAGTGTACCACTGTTTTCTAGTTTTTTGATGTTGCTCCATTTTTCAGTGGAATATTTGTAACACGAACAATTAGGGGTTCCTAACTGTTAGCCACTGACCATGTTTTCAACATATGACATTGCAATCTTCAATTGTGAATTAAATCTGTCTCATCCAACATATATACTGTACTTATCCCCTCTTCCcaaggaaaaagaggaagaaacCACTAGACTATAAAAGAACATCAAATAGAATGCAATGTAAAATGTTGTAAAGCATTTCGTAAAGATACCAGTTTTGTGAAATGCAAGGGGACCTGATGCTTATAAAAAGAAATGTGGAGTTTCTCACGGGCTATGAAAACTA
The Eretmochelys imbricata isolate rEreImb1 chromosome 1, rEreImb1.hap1, whole genome shotgun sequence DNA segment above includes these coding regions:
- the CHST10 gene encoding carbohydrate sulfotransferase 10, producing MHHQWLLLAACFWVIFMFMVASKFITLTFKDPDVYGVKQEPLMLTAMTKVEKIQVPEEKCLPEEFQPTGRVFSEDPMHQPLVHVKRIELLRNVCRDAALRNLSHTTVSKFVLDRIFVCDKHKILFCQTPKVGNTQWKKVLIVLNGAFSSIEEIPENIVHDHEKNGLPRLSSFSDSEIQKRLNLYFKFFIVRDPFERLISAFKDKFVHNPRFEPWYRHEIAPGIIRKYRKNRTETKGLQFEDFVRYLGDPNHRWLDVQFGDHIIHWVTYVELCAPCEITYSVIGHHETLEDDAPYILKEAGIDHLVSYPTIPPGITVYNKTKVERYFSGISKRDIRRLYTRFEGDFKLFGYREPDFLLN